A genome region from Sporosarcina sp. ANT_H38 includes the following:
- a CDS encoding EsaB/YukD family protein, with product MYIEITVDLSNYEGDIIDLRLSDYYTAKKMVDIAWQANSISISPREGQWIRVVNKDKLFPGHLTLAHCGITTGDRIEII from the coding sequence ATGTATATAGAAATCACTGTAGATCTTTCAAATTACGAGGGCGATATAATCGATCTTAGACTATCAGATTATTATACGGCTAAAAAAATGGTAGATATAGCTTGGCAAGCAAACTCTATTTCAATCAGTCCGCGTGAAGGTCAATGGATACGAGTGGTTAATAAAGACAAGCTATTCCCAGGCCATTTGACGCTGGCACATTGCGGGATAACGACAGGTGACCGTATTGAAATCATTTGA
- a CDS encoding SA1320 family protein, giving the protein MKSLKNSEGIRGMPKVTDSLNSTVSSSFIEDAIKLIKPEKVNQISNSTAKDEDLVELAGYHAYKHHNKNDVFNINGSDYKVIDTRYDTDSGLDALTVQNFDTNELTIVFVGSEQLKEDWIGTNLKLLSDTTPVQLKDAQDYFKDVNDDYGEVSSVTGNSLAGALTNAVAIENPTVKAVTLNPAMLPDGMVDPTKNYDNITNYYSKYDFLTSTQGTLNLEDRIPGNKYNINNGLPLFSMFISNHTGYVEADKNGDYTIQIGLKGEPGYGFIHIGAADHIVTSIWTGSPLHGGTAEKIAIDHTHMTALANGIKDHVKGRMGLATGYLENSVSIVDDESARFSQRVTMLQTLFTQKFEETAGNPIFIGIAGTGFLIKACIDDLISLLDQAEEKCRILNSILNSKPAELIEFVLSIEISIESLFAPVRNYLNDLKDDIDNLVAGAQTIITKDIPEFFRGGKDFFVDAVVGELTAHYAIMLANKDKMNGQLTDYENQVQSVADAFINKDTSLAGVIRTNASTLADTDSVQKTAVFSLTPSPYLETKMKIKEIQVALAHANITGVTTMVLMPILQAMEIVLLLIEAALEMIVASINAAVNVGLYGNPVGLVVSLFSDFDQKVKAAAKQALEPIKEMESTIEGLRKGVNSMRGNLPEMVSNFKPYIDTAIFEPGKYENVRLYNLAASAIMDEMEILFKDITFQLALEKGNAIEASLEISESVLSNIVLLNEQVERGTI; this is encoded by the coding sequence ATGAAATCATTAAAGAATAGTGAGGGAATCAGAGGGATGCCTAAAGTCACTGATAGTTTGAATTCTACGGTTAGCTCTTCCTTTATCGAAGATGCGATTAAACTCATCAAACCGGAAAAAGTAAATCAAATATCGAATTCGACGGCAAAAGACGAGGACTTAGTTGAATTGGCGGGATATCATGCTTATAAGCACCATAATAAAAATGATGTATTCAATATAAATGGATCAGACTACAAAGTGATTGACACTAGATACGACACTGATTCAGGGCTTGACGCACTAACTGTCCAAAACTTCGACACGAACGAACTAACCATCGTCTTCGTAGGGAGCGAACAACTAAAAGAAGACTGGATCGGTACGAACTTGAAATTATTAAGCGATACAACACCTGTACAACTAAAAGATGCCCAAGACTATTTCAAAGACGTAAATGATGATTACGGAGAAGTCTCCTCAGTGACAGGAAATTCCCTTGCAGGTGCGCTGACAAACGCAGTTGCAATTGAAAACCCTACAGTCAAAGCAGTTACATTAAACCCAGCGATGCTCCCTGATGGCATGGTGGATCCCACAAAAAACTACGATAACATAACGAACTACTACAGTAAGTATGATTTCCTAACGAGTACACAAGGTACACTCAATTTGGAAGATCGCATCCCCGGCAACAAATATAACATCAACAACGGACTCCCGCTATTCTCCATGTTCATTTCCAATCATACAGGTTATGTGGAAGCAGACAAAAATGGTGATTATACAATTCAAATAGGACTTAAAGGGGAACCGGGATACGGCTTCATTCATATTGGAGCAGCCGACCATATAGTGACCAGCATCTGGACAGGGTCCCCTCTACATGGAGGCACGGCTGAAAAAATTGCTATTGACCATACACATATGACCGCTCTTGCAAACGGAATAAAAGATCATGTGAAAGGCCGAATGGGTTTGGCAACGGGTTATTTAGAGAATTCGGTCAGTATTGTAGATGATGAAAGTGCACGTTTTTCCCAGCGCGTAACGATGCTGCAAACATTATTTACTCAAAAATTTGAAGAAACCGCAGGCAATCCAATTTTCATTGGTATTGCGGGTACAGGTTTTCTTATTAAAGCCTGTATTGATGATCTGATTTCATTATTAGACCAAGCTGAAGAAAAATGCCGGATTTTGAACTCTATCTTGAATTCTAAACCTGCAGAGCTAATCGAATTTGTGCTGTCAATTGAAATTAGTATAGAAAGTCTCTTTGCTCCTGTAAGAAACTACTTAAATGATTTAAAAGACGATATAGATAACTTGGTCGCCGGTGCACAAACTATCATTACTAAAGACATACCAGAATTCTTTAGAGGCGGGAAAGATTTTTTTGTCGATGCTGTTGTTGGAGAATTGACTGCACACTATGCCATAATGCTTGCGAACAAAGACAAAATGAATGGGCAGTTGACTGATTATGAAAACCAAGTTCAGTCTGTGGCAGATGCATTTATCAATAAAGACACGAGCTTGGCAGGAGTAATTCGTACAAATGCCTCAACGCTTGCAGATACAGATTCTGTACAAAAAACGGCTGTTTTTTCTCTAACCCCCTCGCCATACTTAGAGACCAAAATGAAAATCAAAGAAATACAAGTCGCACTTGCACATGCGAATATTACGGGAGTTACAACTATGGTTCTCATGCCAATTCTTCAAGCCATGGAAATCGTACTGCTATTAATTGAGGCAGCTCTTGAAATGATTGTCGCTAGTATTAATGCAGCAGTAAATGTTGGATTATATGGAAATCCGGTCGGGTTGGTTGTCAGTTTGTTTTCCGATTTCGATCAAAAAGTGAAAGCTGCAGCAAAACAAGCCTTGGAACCAATAAAAGAAATGGAATCAACGATTGAAGGTCTTCGAAAAGGGGTAAACAGTATGAGGGGGAACTTACCAGAAATGGTAAGTAATTTCAAGCCCTATATAGATACAGCTATTTTTGAACCGGGTAAATATGAAAATGTTCGTTTATACAATCTTGCAGCCTCAGCAATTATGGATGAAATGGAAATTCTGTTTAAAGATATTACATTTCAATTGGCACTTGAAAAAGGAAATGCAATTGAAGCCTCATTGGAAATATCGGAAAGCGTGTTAAGTAATATTGTCCTATTAAATGAGCAGGTGGAGCGAGGGACGATTTAA
- a CDS encoding WXG100 family type VII secretion target, which produces MSGIIRVTPAELEAMASRYNHESGEVALQIGRLDVMIGELSSMWEGASSAAFAEQYERLKPSFNEMRELLSEVGVQLSRAGQALQDADQQIAGQIRG; this is translated from the coding sequence ATGTCGGGAATTATTCGCGTAACACCAGCAGAACTGGAAGCAATGGCATCACGCTACAACCACGAATCAGGAGAGGTTGCTTTACAAATCGGCCGTTTGGACGTAATGATCGGTGAATTGAGTTCCATGTGGGAAGGGGCTTCTAGTGCTGCGTTTGCTGAACAATATGAGCGCCTAAAGCCAAGTTTTAACGAAATGCGTGAGTTATTAAGTGAAGTAGGCGTACAGCTAAGTCGTGCAGGCCAAGCATTGCAAGATGCGGATCAGCAAATCGCTGGTCAAATTCGTGGCTAA
- a CDS encoding DUF1672 family protein translates to MDNLTSKEKVEVKEPSTENKKNAYETENFVRIQDYTGEGYKLRESRPETGKLAEEHRGEIEEAVQEFFLSNYKTEVIVHNIVGAVDGATVFVESVGEPHFYTYAIISIDVDSGTVETDEVWSEEGQVENAIQGALYAMIYEHEFATLDKYLESILQNHPVVGVPVEAVEKVGGSGFSSSVYRTSKLGNEFQGIYDMYLENPEISKEELKKNLSKADFKPNQMLILIELYMKESDTEPDHAVFDKIVSDIKEMEGIPRGAYTIILNDNLIDKRRGIGTKDNTLESMNPNEIIKE, encoded by the coding sequence ATGGACAATTTAACTAGTAAGGAAAAAGTTGAGGTTAAGGAACCGTCAACTGAAAATAAGAAAAATGCATACGAAACAGAGAACTTCGTACGTATACAAGACTACACTGGTGAAGGATATAAATTGCGCGAGAGCCGACCAGAAACGGGAAAACTGGCTGAAGAACACCGTGGAGAAATTGAAGAAGCGGTCCAAGAGTTTTTCCTTAGCAACTATAAAACAGAAGTGATTGTTCATAACATCGTTGGGGCAGTCGATGGTGCAACCGTATTTGTGGAATCTGTAGGTGAACCCCATTTTTATACGTATGCAATTATATCTATCGATGTGGATAGTGGAACCGTGGAAACTGATGAAGTCTGGTCCGAAGAAGGGCAAGTTGAAAATGCGATCCAAGGCGCATTGTATGCAATGATTTATGAACATGAATTTGCAACGCTAGATAAATACTTGGAAAGTATACTTCAAAATCACCCTGTTGTCGGAGTACCGGTAGAGGCAGTAGAAAAAGTCGGAGGTTCTGGATTCTCAAGTTCAGTGTACAGAACAAGCAAGCTCGGTAACGAATTTCAAGGGATATATGATATGTATTTAGAAAACCCTGAAATTAGTAAAGAAGAATTAAAAAAGAATTTGAGTAAAGCTGATTTCAAGCCAAATCAAATGTTGATTCTCATAGAATTATATATGAAAGAATCTGACACGGAACCCGATCACGCGGTCTTTGATAAAATCGTTTCAGATATTAAAGAGATGGAAGGTATACCTAGAGGTGCATATACAATTATTTTGAATGATAACTTGATTGATAAAAGAAGAGGTATCGGAACAAAGGATAATACGCTGGAAAGTATGAATCCAAATGAAATCATTAAAGAATAG
- the essC gene encoding type VII secretion protein EssC, which yields MKQLWVFYGEDYQRIDFDENDFTSLTIGPAIGNDVTVMSYPFNVGHFTIEKDGDGFTVHDGVGYAGRLSAKKSLSIEQEELVLHLYIVPDPVSPKTYFLDYEHEVSFDSKLETASFNREETTFPEVESGHFSLNKTAAGWVIKKNYSCPLYVNGKRVEMNEVLQIGDVLQWAFMEMKLIEQDILEVVSSVAYKTQLSEIDLPKSELVSMYPDYRRTPRMIYDLPKDKVSLSFPAQESEDTGRGLLLIIAPPLLMIVVMGLVAILIPRGIFIIISITMFLMTLVTSTVQFFKDRKRRKLNEVKRRRVYAAYLQNMRQELYELSNKQKEVLDYHFPPFEHMKQLTNQLSGRIWEKTLESHDFLEFRLGTGNAPASYDIKLSSGDLANREVDDLLEQAQRMETVYKEIPAAPITARLSEGILGLIGKESIVRSELRQIVGQLAFSHSYHDTRFIYIFNNKDYADIEWMKWLPHFTLPNMHAKGLIHNEETRDQLLSSLYEIIRERDMDDMKGKVKFVPHLVFIVSNYALIAEHVILEYLEGKRNEDLGISVIFAESAQERMPENVHTLVRYVNDREGDILINAGKAVDTPFRLDDYDRKTNERFARMLKSLNHQIGMKNSIPNSVSFLEMFGVKDVEDVPIGRNWLTNESAKSLAVPVGFKGKEELVHLNLHEKAHGPHGLLAGTTGSGKSEFLQTFILSLAVNFHPHEVAFLLIDYKGGGMAQPFRNIPHLLGTITNIEGSKNFSMRALTSINSELKRRQRLFDQYVVTHIDDYTTHYKEGNATEPLPHLFLISDEFAELKSEEPEFIRELVSTARIGRSLGVHLILATQKPGGIIDEQIWSNARFRVALKVQDASDSKEILKNGDAATITVTGRGYLQVGNNEVYELFQSAWSGAPYMEETLEGEDDIAIVMDLGLYPLSGIETNISKKRSSLTEMEAVTAKIAQTQADMSIRKLDSPWLPPLAMRIEKTEDTAEMRVGFPLGMIDEPEKQSQTPIGYDWTRDGNLGVFGSSGYGKSYTLLTALLGIADNLTPSEANFYILDYGNGSLLPLRQLPHTADYFTLDEELKREKLVKLIKDEISSRKLAFQLEEVSNINMYNELSADQMPLIYIVVDNYDIVREEIEELEMQLIQFGRDGQSLGIYLFIAATRVQSVRQSLMNNLKTKVVHYLMDATEAFTVVGRVPFELEPFPGRAIIKKEDPHFAQIFLPAPGANDFDVLEAIKLNTRELKAKYRDQDLPQSIPMLPFELTSTIFPSYVPKEQGNGLVAIGLDEETVRPVMIDFRKNRHCLLVGQAQRGKTNTLKWMIHTLIEQDAGFIAIFDSFDRGLSMFSGDTKVDYLETKESLVNWLAQVEQFYAQAEKEYLEIVQSGNRAVELIPAYFIIDGYTRFLQVADSGIQDRLSKLMKKYSHLGFNVIISGNNAEITKGYDVFTNELKLVRQALIFTKKSEQTLYTVAYERKETDLPLGFAHYILNGNATKIQIPLSEIERKILQ from the coding sequence ATGAAACAACTATGGGTGTTTTACGGGGAAGATTATCAACGTATCGATTTTGATGAAAATGACTTTACCTCACTAACAATTGGTCCTGCAATAGGGAATGATGTCACGGTAATGTCGTACCCATTTAATGTTGGGCATTTCACAATAGAAAAAGACGGTGATGGCTTTACGGTTCATGATGGAGTCGGTTACGCCGGTCGATTATCAGCAAAAAAAAGTTTGTCTATCGAACAAGAAGAACTAGTACTCCATTTGTATATCGTACCTGATCCTGTTTCTCCAAAAACGTACTTTCTCGACTATGAACATGAAGTTTCGTTTGATAGCAAACTTGAAACTGCATCATTCAATCGGGAAGAAACCACTTTTCCAGAAGTAGAATCGGGTCATTTTTCATTGAATAAGACCGCTGCTGGCTGGGTCATAAAGAAAAATTACAGTTGCCCGCTATATGTGAACGGCAAACGAGTTGAAATGAATGAAGTCCTTCAAATCGGAGATGTACTGCAGTGGGCATTCATGGAAATGAAATTAATTGAACAAGACATTTTAGAAGTCGTTTCTTCTGTTGCATACAAAACCCAGCTATCAGAAATCGACCTACCGAAGTCTGAACTAGTTTCTATGTATCCAGATTATAGACGGACACCCCGAATGATCTACGATTTACCTAAAGACAAAGTGTCGTTATCATTTCCAGCGCAGGAAAGTGAGGATACAGGACGAGGTCTTTTGCTTATTATTGCACCGCCTCTTCTTATGATCGTAGTCATGGGGCTTGTTGCTATTTTGATACCCCGAGGGATTTTCATCATCATTTCTATAACGATGTTCCTGATGACTTTGGTCACCTCGACTGTACAATTTTTCAAAGATAGGAAGAGACGGAAGTTAAATGAAGTGAAGAGACGCCGTGTCTACGCCGCTTACCTGCAAAATATGCGTCAAGAACTGTATGAACTTTCCAATAAACAGAAGGAAGTATTGGACTATCACTTTCCACCATTTGAACATATGAAACAATTGACCAATCAATTGTCGGGGAGAATTTGGGAGAAAACGCTAGAAAGTCACGACTTTCTAGAATTCAGGCTCGGTACGGGCAATGCGCCCGCCAGTTATGACATTAAGTTATCATCGGGGGATTTGGCAAATAGAGAAGTCGATGATTTGCTAGAGCAGGCGCAGCGAATGGAAACGGTCTATAAGGAAATCCCGGCTGCCCCAATTACTGCCCGTTTATCGGAAGGGATTTTAGGACTTATTGGCAAAGAATCGATTGTCAGAAGTGAACTGCGTCAAATTGTTGGGCAACTCGCTTTTTCTCATAGTTATCATGACACGCGTTTCATCTACATCTTTAATAATAAGGACTACGCAGACATCGAATGGATGAAATGGTTGCCGCATTTCACGCTTCCTAATATGCATGCAAAAGGGTTGATTCACAACGAAGAGACCCGTGACCAGTTGCTGTCATCTCTCTATGAAATCATTCGCGAACGTGATATGGATGACATGAAAGGGAAAGTGAAATTTGTACCTCATCTTGTATTCATCGTTTCCAACTACGCGTTGATTGCGGAGCATGTCATTTTAGAGTATTTGGAAGGGAAACGTAATGAGGATCTCGGCATATCTGTCATTTTTGCTGAATCGGCCCAAGAGCGAATGCCTGAAAATGTCCATACGCTTGTCCGTTACGTGAATGACAGGGAAGGTGATATCCTCATCAATGCTGGAAAAGCAGTCGATACGCCATTCAGGCTCGATGACTACGACCGGAAAACGAATGAGCGCTTTGCTCGAATGTTGAAGTCGCTAAATCATCAGATTGGCATGAAGAATTCCATTCCGAATTCGGTCAGCTTCCTTGAAATGTTCGGGGTGAAAGATGTTGAAGATGTTCCGATAGGACGCAATTGGCTGACGAATGAATCGGCGAAGTCACTTGCCGTTCCAGTTGGTTTCAAAGGTAAAGAGGAACTTGTCCATTTGAATTTACATGAAAAAGCGCATGGACCTCATGGCTTGCTGGCGGGGACGACGGGCTCAGGGAAAAGTGAATTTCTTCAGACCTTTATTTTATCACTCGCCGTTAATTTCCATCCGCATGAAGTAGCTTTTCTCTTAATCGACTATAAAGGCGGCGGGATGGCGCAACCTTTCAGGAATATACCCCATCTTTTAGGCACCATCACAAACATTGAAGGCAGTAAAAACTTCAGTATGCGCGCACTTACTTCTATTAATAGTGAACTGAAACGGCGGCAGCGTTTGTTCGATCAATATGTCGTCACACATATCGATGATTACACGACTCATTATAAGGAAGGAAATGCAACTGAACCCTTGCCTCATCTGTTCCTAATTTCAGATGAATTCGCAGAGTTGAAAAGTGAAGAGCCTGAATTCATTCGCGAGCTTGTCAGTACCGCCAGAATTGGACGAAGCCTAGGTGTCCATCTTATTTTGGCGACGCAAAAACCAGGTGGAATCATTGATGAACAAATTTGGAGTAATGCCCGTTTCCGTGTCGCATTGAAAGTACAAGACGCATCGGACAGTAAAGAAATTTTGAAGAATGGCGATGCTGCCACAATCACTGTAACTGGTCGAGGCTATTTACAAGTGGGGAACAATGAAGTCTATGAGTTGTTTCAATCTGCTTGGAGCGGTGCACCTTATATGGAAGAAACGCTTGAAGGTGAAGATGACATTGCGATTGTTATGGACCTCGGTCTTTACCCCCTTTCCGGCATAGAAACAAATATTAGTAAGAAACGAAGCAGTTTAACTGAAATGGAAGCCGTGACTGCCAAAATTGCACAAACGCAAGCGGATATGTCCATCCGGAAGTTGGACAGTCCATGGTTACCGCCACTAGCAATGCGCATCGAAAAGACAGAAGATACTGCTGAAATGCGCGTTGGTTTTCCGCTCGGCATGATCGATGAGCCAGAAAAACAAAGTCAAACGCCGATAGGGTATGACTGGACGAGAGACGGCAATCTGGGTGTTTTTGGATCCTCAGGGTATGGGAAATCGTATACACTGCTGACGGCACTTCTAGGAATAGCGGATAATCTGACGCCGAGTGAAGCGAACTTCTACATTTTGGACTATGGTAATGGATCGTTACTTCCACTCCGGCAACTTCCTCATACGGCTGATTATTTCACACTGGATGAAGAGTTGAAGCGGGAAAAACTCGTCAAGTTAATCAAAGATGAGATTTCGAGTAGGAAATTAGCATTCCAACTAGAGGAAGTCAGCAATATTAACATGTACAACGAATTATCTGCTGATCAGATGCCGCTTATCTACATTGTTGTCGACAATTACGATATCGTCCGTGAAGAAATAGAAGAACTCGAAATGCAGCTAATCCAGTTTGGACGTGATGGCCAGTCGCTTGGTATCTATCTGTTCATCGCAGCGACGCGGGTACAATCAGTTAGGCAATCACTCATGAATAATTTAAAAACAAAAGTTGTCCATTATTTGATGGATGCGACAGAAGCATTTACTGTCGTTGGCCGTGTTCCATTTGAGTTGGAACCGTTCCCTGGAAGGGCCATTATCAAGAAAGAGGATCCACATTTTGCACAAATCTTTCTTCCGGCGCCAGGGGCAAATGATTTCGACGTATTGGAAGCTATTAAATTGAATACGCGAGAACTGAAGGCAAAATACCGCGACCAGGATCTACCTCAATCGATTCCGATGTTGCCGTTTGAATTAACGTCAACCATTTTCCCTTCCTATGTACCGAAAGAACAAGGAAATGGACTTGTTGCAATCGGATTGGATGAAGAGACAGTACGTCCGGTGATGATTGACTTCAGGAAAAATCGCCATTGTCTTCTTGTTGGGCAGGCACAGCGAGGAAAAACGAATACATTGAAGTGGATGATTCATACGCTTATTGAGCAAGACGCTGGCTTCATCGCCATCTTTGACTCATTCGACCGCGGATTATCGATGTTTTCTGGAGACACGAAAGTCGACTACTTGGAAACAAAAGAAAGCCTCGTCAATTGGCTAGCGCAAGTTGAACAATTCTATGCCCAAGCCGAAAAAGAGTACCTCGAAATCGTGCAGTCAGGAAATAGGGCAGTAGAACTTATTCCTGCCTATTTCATCATCGATGGCTATACAAGGTTTTTGCAAGTCGCGGATAGTGGCATACAAGACCGCTTATCGAAACTGATGAAAAAGTATTCCCACTTAGGATTCAATGTCATTATCTCCGGAAATAATGCGGAGATTACGAAAGGCTACGACGTATTCACAAATGAGTTGAAACTGGTTCGCCAAGCGCTTATCTTTACGAAAAAATCGGAGCAGACGTTATATACCGTTGCATACGAACGCAAAGAAACGGACCTTCCATTAGGATTCGCGCATTATATTTTGAACGGCAATGCTACCAAAATCCAAATCCCGTTAAGTGAGATTGAAAGGAAGATTCTTCAGTGA
- the essB gene encoding type VII secretion protein EssB, with the protein MATSGHTYLKDLIGAEINEEANRSTFVFQKERFGFKRSSEIIFLKEVNPEITKEIVITDDELIIQADIPNSFKRFDEIQSEDAKSRWMFAHQLVEKVDAHPYPRLNLIVCPENMVYSKGMTPVFIYFGVTESLPPFRNNIERVWLETRAAVAAAVDGSFTYEEFLKYNEVLELNETCAKVMGIADSRSLLDYIEQQLELLDEKEKGFVKLPRKKWKTTKWLSIGLGVLLIPALLFTIIYFIHEKPKNEAYIDSHEYFLERNYSQVVTVLSPYSIKSMPYVMLYELAHSFVTNERLDEEQKKNVLSNITLQTDSDYLKYWIYLGRGEAANAVDLARSMEDGELITFGLLKRREEIQADQKLTGEEKQYLLEEIDREVEEYEKLMKQNEEDEEEKVEVDRQEKAEEQERIDKVLEQERIDKALEQEKVDKALEQEKVDKVEKQEKTEKVETVDKEPNS; encoded by the coding sequence ATGGCGACTAGTGGACATACATATTTAAAAGATTTGATAGGTGCAGAGATTAACGAAGAAGCGAATAGAAGCACATTCGTATTTCAAAAAGAACGTTTCGGTTTTAAAAGAAGTTCTGAGATTATCTTTTTAAAAGAAGTCAATCCCGAAATTACAAAAGAGATCGTCATAACAGATGATGAGTTGATCATCCAAGCAGACATTCCGAATTCGTTTAAAAGATTTGATGAAATTCAATCGGAAGATGCTAAGTCAAGATGGATGTTTGCACATCAGCTTGTAGAAAAGGTTGATGCTCATCCATATCCCCGTTTAAATCTTATCGTCTGCCCTGAAAACATGGTGTACAGCAAGGGCATGACACCGGTTTTCATCTATTTCGGAGTGACGGAAAGCTTGCCACCATTTAGAAATAATATAGAGCGCGTTTGGCTTGAAACGAGGGCTGCAGTTGCTGCGGCAGTAGACGGGTCATTCACATATGAAGAATTTTTAAAGTATAACGAAGTCCTAGAGCTTAATGAGACCTGTGCGAAAGTGATGGGCATCGCGGATAGTAGATCGTTACTCGACTATATTGAGCAACAACTTGAACTCTTGGATGAAAAAGAGAAAGGCTTTGTGAAGCTGCCTCGTAAAAAGTGGAAAACGACTAAATGGCTATCTATCGGGCTTGGGGTATTACTTATTCCCGCACTACTATTTACTATTATTTATTTCATACACGAAAAGCCGAAAAACGAAGCGTATATTGATAGCCATGAATACTTTTTGGAGCGGAATTATAGTCAGGTTGTTACCGTACTAAGCCCGTACAGCATAAAGTCGATGCCTTATGTCATGTTGTACGAACTGGCCCATTCATTTGTAACAAACGAAAGATTGGATGAAGAACAGAAAAAGAATGTGTTGTCGAATATCACCTTACAAACAGATTCGGACTACTTGAAGTACTGGATTTACCTTGGCCGGGGGGAAGCCGCGAATGCCGTTGATTTGGCTAGGTCAATGGAAGACGGTGAACTTATAACTTTTGGATTACTGAAAAGACGTGAAGAAATCCAAGCCGATCAAAAACTGACAGGTGAAGAGAAACAATACCTATTAGAAGAAATAGATAGAGAAGTCGAAGAGTATGAAAAGTTGATGAAGCAGAATGAAGAAGACGAGGAAGAAAAAGTAGAAGTTGATAGGCAAGAAAAAGCAGAGGAGCAAGAAAGGATAGACAAAGTACTGGAGCAAGAAAGGATAGACAAAGCATTGGAGCAAGAGAAGGTAGACAAAGCACTGGAGCAAGAAAAGGTAGACAAAGTAGAGAAGCAAGAGAAGACAGAAAAAGTTGAAACAGTGGACAAGGAACCCAATTCGTAA
- the yiaA gene encoding inner membrane protein YiaA: protein MTNDNEDLVDREKQIDRKMKVERKDGEPTSVFKGASWAALLIGVSAYLLGLYNAAMELNEQGYYFAILMFGLYSSVSLQKAVRDKEEGIPVTNIYYGISWLALIIAIVLMAVGLYNAESIVLSEKGFYGMAFVLSLFAAITVQKNVRDTQKAREID from the coding sequence ATGACTAATGATAATGAAGATTTAGTTGATAGGGAAAAACAAATTGACCGAAAAATGAAGGTAGAAAGAAAAGATGGAGAACCAACTTCAGTTTTCAAAGGAGCTTCTTGGGCAGCACTGTTAATAGGAGTATCAGCTTATCTCTTAGGTTTGTATAATGCAGCTATGGAACTGAATGAACAAGGATATTACTTTGCAATTTTAATGTTCGGACTCTATTCATCTGTCTCATTACAAAAAGCAGTAAGAGATAAAGAAGAAGGAATACCAGTTACGAACATTTATTATGGTATTAGCTGGTTAGCACTTATTATAGCTATTGTATTAATGGCCGTCGGTTTATACAATGCAGAAAGTATTGTTTTAAGTGAAAAAGGATTTTACGGTATGGCTTTTGTTCTTAGTCTATTTGCAGCAATAACAGTTCAGAAAAATGTTAGAGATACACAGAAAGCAAGAGAAATAGATTGA